Proteins co-encoded in one Candidatus Korarchaeum sp. genomic window:
- the rpsJ gene encoding 30S ribosomal protein S10, which produces MTEVLRIELVSVNPESLERVSRMFKEIADKMGIRVKGPIPLPTKRLRVTALRNPSGEGTNRYDKYELRIHKRIIDIPNPDERYIRSIMGITLPEDVKISIVLM; this is translated from the coding sequence ATGACTGAAGTCCTGAGGATAGAGTTAGTGAGCGTGAATCCGGAGAGCTTAGAGAGAGTGAGCAGGATGTTCAAGGAGATAGCTGATAAGATGGGGATAAGGGTTAAGGGGCCCATACCCCTACCCACGAAGAGGCTCAGAGTGACGGCCCTCAGGAACCCATCGGGGGAGGGGACTAATAGATACGATAAATATGAGCTGAGGATCCACAAGAGGATAATCGACATCCCGAACCCGGATGAGAGATATATAAGGAGTATAATGGGTATAACGCTCCCGGAGGATGTCAAGATAAGTATCGTTCTGATGTGA